The DNA sequence GAAGGTGCGGAAAAGATGGTCGCCGATGATGAGCCCGAGTACGGCGTCCCCGAGGAATTCGAGGCGTTCGTTGTCCATGCCGGCATTCGTCGTTTCGTTGGTGTACGACGTATGCGTCAATGCCTCGAGGAGATTGTTCCTGTCGGTGAAAACGATGCCGAGCGAACGTTCTATTTCATCAAGTGCCGGCGTATTATCGCTCATCCTACATCCCGAAGAGCTTGAGGATAACGGTAAGGAAATAATCGCCGATGAGTATGAGCATGAACGCCATGACCACGGAGAACGTGGTCGCTTTTCCGACGCCGTCGGCCCCGCCGCGGGTGCGGAAACCCACGAGGCAGGCGACGGTGATGATGAAGACGCCGAATACCACGGCTTTGATGAGGCTCCCCGCGATATCGCCGAGCGTGAGTATCATCGTTGAGCGTTCGAAGTAGCTCTGCGCGTTGATGTTGAGTATCGTGTAGGCGACGAAGCCGCCGCCGAGAATGCCCATGAGATCGGCAATGGCCGTGAGGAGCGGCATCGATATGACGCCCGCCCAGAAACGCGGTACGACGAGGTAGGCGACCGGATCGGTATTGAGCGTTTTGAGCGCATCGATCTGCTCGCTCACCTCCATGGTGCCTATCTCCGCCGCAATGGCGCTCCCGATACGCCCGGCGATGACGAGCGCGGTGAGCACCGGAGAAAGTTCCTTTATCATAGCCTTGGAAACCATGGCACCGACGAACTGCGAAATGCCCGCCATTTTCACCTCAAGCGCCATGCTTATCTGCAGCGCCATGACCATGCCGGTAAAGAACGATGTGATGATGCTCACGACGACCGACCCGACGCCGATGCGTACGATCTGCGACAGGGTGAGCTTGAAGGGGAATTTCCTCGTGAAGGTGAATCGCACCGTCTGGGCGATGAGGAGAACGAATTCCCCCGTGACGGCGAACACTATTTCCAATCGTGCGAATATCACTTTTGCAAATCGCATCATGCTACCTGAGCGATGTCACGGACAGGGGATCGATGGCCCTGCCGTCCTTGCGTATCTCGAAATGGACATGGCTTCCGGTGGAATATCCCGTGCTGCCGACATACCCGATAACCTTTCCGGCGGGAACGTTCGCGCCGTAGCCTGTGGCGAAAGCGCTCAAGTGGCCGTAGTACGATGAATACCCGCCGGGGTGCTGAATGATAACGACATTCCCGTACCCGGGCTTATCGCCGACGAACACCACCTGTCCTTCCTTCGCCGCAAAGACCGGCGCGCCTTCGTAATAGCCGAGGTCGATGCCTTTATGGAACGCCATCACCCTGGTGAAAGGGTCGCGGCGCATGCCGAAACCGCCGGTGAATTTGTAGTACGGTGGCAGCGGGCACATGAACAATATCCCGAGCCGCTCGGCACGCTCAAGATTGGACAACCGACCGCCGGGGATGAATAGCATATCGCCTTTCGATATCTCATCTGTGCGCATTTCATTCGCTTTCAATATTTCGCCCTTATCGGCGGTATATTTCTCGGCGATCGAAGCGAGCGTGTCCTTTTCCCGCGCGGTGTACATTATCCCGTTGCGGTTGGGGATGAGGAGCGTCATGCCCGCATGTATGCCCACGGCGCTGTTGAGCTTATTGATGCTGATAATGGTGTCCATGCGGAGTCCCGTACGCTTGGAGATGAGCCAGAGATTATCGCTCGGCATCACCTTGTAGCGGGAAAGCTTCAGCTTCGGCGCTTCATAGGTGAGCCCGCCGACCGAATAGAGCGATGATGCGCTCATGCCCGATGTTATCTGCCGGTAGAAATCGGAAACGAGCGGCGTTTCGTCGTTGCCGACGGCACCGAGCGAAAGCAGTTTCACGGTTATCACGGCGAGGAGCAGTATGGTGATCGTGGCGATGAGCGAAAGCGATGAGCGCAGCCGCTCTTTTTTTGCGAGGAGGAGCTGGAACGCGGGGAGGAGAATGCGTTCGGATGCCGTAAAGATCGCAAGAAAGCCCTTCGTTGCGCCGTGCACCACGCGCGTGCGTACGGTCATCCGCGGGAGTTCGCTAACCATTGTGTGTGATGTATCGTCCATGAAAGATCGGACGGCGGTATGCCGTCGCCTTGTAAAGTGATGGAAGTATACAGCGGGCTGTCTCTCCTGTCAAACTCGTTTACGCGAAAATAGAGAACAGCGGGTTGCAACCCGCTGTTCTCTATTTCTATGAGATAGTGATGCTTGCGAACCTGTTCCCTGTTGGAATATTGTGTTTTTCGCGAATATCTCTTTACGGCGTTTCAATTCAGTTTGATGATAACATCCACGCGGCGGTTCTTCTGTCTTCCGTCGGGCGTGCTGTTCTCTGCTATCGGCGCATCTTTGCCGTAGCCGCGGAACGACAGCTTATCGGTATTGAGCGCCTTCTTTATCGCTTCGGCGACGGTCTGTGCGCGGTTCTCAGAGAGCGTTCTGTTGTATTGCGAACTCCCCGTATTGTCCGTATGCCCTTCGACGATGATCTCGCGGTCGGGGTATCGCTCCTTAAGGACGTTCTGTATCGCATCGAGCGCACGCGAGGCGTCCGGCCGCAGGCGATAGGAATCGGTGTCGAAGAGAAGCTCGCCGAGACGGAGCACGATGCCCCGCTCATTGGTGGCGACCGTTACGCCGCTGTCCCTGGGGATGTTCTTTTCTATCGCCCGTTTCTCCTCTTCCTGCGCAGCCCCGTCGAAACGGTCGTAGACGCGGTAGAAGCTCCGTATGTTCATCTTGTATTCCATGCTCTGATAGCCCGAACGCAGGTCTCCCATGACGAACATGATGCGATAGGATTCATCGGACTCCATCGGCAGATTGCGGTCGAGGTCCCATCGGAGCGTAGTGTAGTCGAAGCCGTATATCTTCGCCGGATAATTCGCCGGGAAGCGCTTCTGCGTGAGGTCCTTGTCGATGGTGTAGCGGTAGTCGATAGTGCCGACATTCGTCCCGTTCTCGCGCTCGGTGGCGCTGAAAAAATAATCCACGCTCACGTTCATGGCGAGATACGGCTCAAGGAGTATGTCCTGTGCGGCCTCCGTCCATGATGAACCGACCGTAACGTCCTCATCGGGGAACGCAGGTACATCGCGCACATTGGGCATGACATATTCTTTCGGAACCGTGAATTGCCCGGTGGGGGAGATGAGAAAGTCGGAAAAGTAGCGTGCGTCGAGCGTGAAAACGCTTTGCTTCTCCTTGCGGCGGAACACCGAGAAGGCGCCCTTGAATTTCCCGCCTTCAGGGGTGCGCGCGTAACAGGTGAGATCGATGATGTTCCGTTCTTCGTAGCGCTCTTTGAATTTGGAATTGATGAACACTTCCACGTCGGCGGTCTTGACGACCTCAAGCCGCTTGCCCGCGGGGACATCCCAGCGGAGCTTGTAGCCGAATGCCGCGGAGCATGCGATGCCGAATAAAATGATCATGAGAATGGAGCGCTTCATACGGCACCTCGCTTATCGCTTCATAGTATAACCAATAGGTGAAAAAACAAGGGATGCGCGGAAGCTCGCGTACGCGCTAGAGCACGCGGCATTCCCGTATCACATCGGCGTAGAATTTAGCGGAGAGTTTCGGCGTACGCTTCATCGTCTCGTAATTGACGCGCACGATACCGAATCGCCTGGAGTAGCCGAACGACCATTCGAAATTATCCATGAGCGACCAGACGAAATAGCCGCGGAGATTGAGCCCCTCGTTGACGGCCTTCGATAATTCCTCAAGATGCATGCGCAGGTATTCCACGCGGCCGACATCGAGGACTTCGCCGTTCGCCGTCTCGCTGTCATTCGCGGCCATGCCGTTCTCGGTGATGAACACGCTTATGTCCCCGAAATGTTCCTTCGTATGGCGCAGCGTGTGATACATCGCACGCGGGGTTATCGCCCACCAGTCGCCCATGACCGTGCGCGGAAAGTCGTTGGGGAAAGCTACCACTTCGAATCCCGCGTCGTTATCCGCATGACGGACGGCGCTCCCGGTGTAGATATTGTAGCCGATGAGATCCGTGGGAGTTCCGATGATCTTCATCTCTTCTGGCGTGAAGTCAGGGGCGTCGGCACCGCATTGCTTGATGAACGCCTCGCGGTATGTGCCCTCGAATATCGGGAATAGGCGCTGGAGATTCAAGGCTGCGAACGCTTTCGATGCGGCGATGTCGTTCGCCTCGGTGCGGTACACCGGCCAGGGAGCGGCAAGATTCTCGACAAGACCGACCATGATCCGCGACTTCGCGTTCGATCGCAGCGCGTTCACCGCAAGGCCGTGTCCGTAGAGTGCATTGTGCACGCTCTGATTGACGACTTTCGGCGACTCATGCCCTCCCGGCGCGTGGCGGTCATCGCGGTAGGCCATTATCGTGAAGCACATGATCTCGTTTATCGTCATCCAGTTCTTCACGCGGTCGGAGTATTTCTGCGCGCATACGGCCGCATAGTCGGCGAAGCGCTTGGATACTTCCTTGCTCCGCCAGCCGCCGTATGTGTCCTCGAGCGCTTGCGGGAGGTCCCAATGAAAAAGCGTGATGTACGGCGTGATGTTCGCCTTAAGGAGCTCATCGATGAGACGGTCATAGAATTCGACGCCTTTCCTGTTCACTTCGCCTTCGCCCGTCGGCAAGATGCGCGGCCAGGCGATGGAGAAGCGGTATGCGTTCACATTGAGCGACTTGAGCAGAGCGACATCTTCTTTGTAGCGGTGATAATGGTCACAGGCCATGCGCCCGCTCGCATTGTCGACGACCTTCCCCGAGCGTTCGCAGAACGTATCCCACGTGCTTTTGCCGCGGCCGTCCTCGTCAGTTGCGCCTTCGACCTGGAATGCCGCTGTCGCTGCGCCCCAGACAAAATCTTTCGGGAAAGTATAATCGAACATGGATGCTCCTCTATTCGTGCGGGTTCCCGATGCGTACGGGCTATTGCTTTTTCTGTTTGATGTACGCGTCCATCGACGTCGCCGCATCCTTGCCGTCGCCGATGGCGAGTATCACCGTCGCTGCGCCGCGGGAAATATCGCCGCCGGCGAACACGCCCGGCATTGCCGTCATGTGTTTCTCATCGACGATGATATTGCCCCATTTGTTGGTCTGTATCTCTGGTGTCGATCTCGCGATGAGCGGATTGGGATTATTGCCGATGGCCACGACCACGCCGTCCACTTCGAACGTCTCGTACGAGCCTTCCACAGGGACGGGTTTGCGTCTGCCCTTTTCGTCCGGTTCGCCGAGCACCATCTCCTGCGTTTTGATGCCGCCGACGAAGCCGTTCCCGTTGTCGACGATGGCGATAGGTGCGCGGAGGAGCTTGAAGATGACGCCTTCTTCTTTCGCGTGATGCACTTCCTCGACGCGTGCGGGCATTTCCACCTCGGTGCGCCGATAGATGCAGTATACCGCCTCTGCCCCGAGACGAAGCGCCGTTCGGCAGGCGTCCATCGCCACATTGCCGCCGCCGAGTACCGCCATGCGCTTGTGACGTATGACCGGTGTGTCCGCTTCCGGGAAAAGGTATGCGGACATGAGATTCACCCGGGTGAGATATTCATTCGCAGAATAGACGCCGTTCAGGTTCTCGCCGTCGATGCTGAGGAATTGCGGGAGCCCGGCGCCCGTGCCGACGAAGAGGGCATCGTGCTTCGCAAGGAGCTCTTCCATTGATATCACAAGCCCGACGGGTGTGTTCGTTCTAAAGACAACGCCGAGCTTTTTCAGGTTCTCCACCTCGTAGTCGACGGTGTCATTGGATAAACGGAATTCAGGGATGCCGTACACAAGCACGCCGCCGATCTGGTGGAGCGCTTCATAGACGATAACATCGTACCCCATGCGTATGAGGTCGCCTGCGCAGGCTATGCCGGCAGGGCCGCCGCCGACGATACCGACGGAATGGCCGTTCTTCGGAACGCTCACCGGCTCCGGCAGTGCACGCATCTTTCGCTCGAAGTCCGCGGCGAACATCTCAAGCTTGCCGATGGACACGGGCTCGAATTTCTTCGAGAGTACGCAGGGCGTTTCGCATTGCGTTTCCTGCGGGCAGACACGGCCGCATACCGCGGGGAGCGAATTCGTTTCCTTGAGCTTTTTCGCTGCGTCGAGGAATTTCCTGTTCCTGATGAGATCGATGAACTCCGGGATGAGTACGCGCGCGGGACAGCCGGCCTTGCAGGGGGCGTTCTTGCACTGGAGGCAGCGCGATGCCTCCAGGACGGCCGTCTCTTCGTCAAAGCCGAAGAGCACTTCGTCAAAATTCTTCACCCGGTCGGCAGGTTTCTGCTCCGGCATATGCTGGCGGGGAATGCTTCCCGGTTTGACTTTTACGTCGCTCATACGCTTCCTTTTTCTCAGAACGAGCCCTGGCAGTGCTCAATTCAGACGTTCATATGATATAAAGACAGTGTATAATAAGCCATTTTCCCGATTTCGCAATGCATAATCCGTTGGAAAAATTGCATTTTCCTGCTGGCCCCTGTATACTGCCCATCCATTCTCAAAAGAGGCCCACCCTATGGATGCACGGATACAAAAGCGTATAGATTCCTGGCTTACCGGGCCGTATGATGATGCGACGAAGGATGCGATACGTTCGCTCCTGAAGGCGGGCGATGAAGTATCACTCGCCGATGCTTTCTACACGGACCTGGATTTCGGTACCGGCGGGCTTCGCGGCATTATCGGGGTCGGTACGAATCGCATGAACCGGTATACGGTGGGGAAGGCTACCCAGGGGCTTGCCAATTACATCATGAAGGCGAATGCCGTCGGTCGACCGGTGGCGGTGGCATACGATTCGCGCAACGGCTCGAAGGAATTCGCCATGGAGGCCGCCGAGATATTCTCATCCAACGGCATACCGGTGTATCTCTTTACCGGGATGAGGCCCACACCGGAACTGTCGTATGCGGTGCGCAGGCTCAAATGCATTTCCGGCGTCGTGATAACGGCGAGCCATAATCCGAAAGAATACAACGGCTATAAGGCGTATTGGGAGACCGGCGGACAGGTGATACCCCCGCATGATAAGGCTATTATTGGTGAAGTAAACAAGGTTTCCGATACCGGCGTGAAACGCGGCGATACGAGCCGCATCACGATGATAGACAAGGAGATAGACGAGCCCTATCTCAATGACGTGAAAAGTCTTTCGATAAACCCCGGCATCATCGCGAAATTCGCGGATACGAAGATAGTCTACACGCCGCTGCATGGCGCAGGGGCAATGCTCGTGCCGCGCTCGCTCGCGAACTACGGCTTTACCAGCGTCCATCCGGTTGAAGCGCAGATGACGGAGGACGGGAATTTCTCCACGGTGCCGTCGCCCAATCCCGAGGAGCCGTCGGCGCTCAAGCTCGGTATCGAAAAAGCGAAAGCGATAGGCGCTGAGCTCGTCATCGCCACCGACCCGGACTGCGACCGCGTGGGTGCGGCGATACGCCTTGCCGATGGCACGTATGAGCTCCTTTCCGGCAATCAGATCGGGTCGCTTATCGCGCATTACATCCTTACATCGAAAAAGGAGAGCGGTACGCTGCCGAAGAACGGCTTTATCGTGAAAACGATCGTGACCACCGAGCTTGCAGCAGCCATAGCGAAGGATTTCGGCGTAGAATGCATCGATGTCCTTACCGGGTTCAAATGGATAGCGGACTGCATCGAGCAGCGGAAAGGCAAGAAGTTCCTCTTCGGCTTCGAGGAGAGTTATGGATATCTTGCCGGCGATTTCGTCCGCGATAAGGACGGCGTCGTGGCAAGTTCGCTCCTTGCCGAGCTCCTTGTCTATGCAAAATCGAAGGGAATGACGCTTGTGGACTACCTGAACGCGATGTACGCGAAATACGGCTATTTCTACGCCGAAGGCATTTCGGTGACGAAAAAAGGTGCGAACGGACAGGAAGAGATCAAGGCCATAATGGCGGGATTTCGGGCAGATCAGCCGGAAATGATAGGAAAGAACGCGGTGACGCGATGTATTGACTATAAAACGCTTACGGCGTATACTCACGGCGTCGTATCGGGAACGGTAGCATTGCCGTCGTCGGACGTGCTTCAGTATTTCCTGGATGACGGCAGCAAGATAACGGTGCGCCCGTCGGGGACGGAGCCGAAGATAAAGTTCTATTTTGAGGTCATTGTGGACGTCGCAAAAGATGCGCGGGATACGGCACGGGCGAAAGTACGCGCTTTTGCCGATGCCATCGTCGGTGCGACGGGTAAGTGATAGGGACGTTCAAGGAAGCGCATGAGCATTAAACGCGTCAGTAAGGGCAGGATAAAACGCACGACCGGTAAAAGCGTCCGCTCATCCTACGAACTCACGAAGATGCGCCGCCAGTTGAAGCGTAAGAACCGCGGTTTCAGCATCATCCGCAATCTTGCCGATTTCCTCCATACGCTTGAACCCAATCAGAACGAGATACTCGATGTCATGATGATACGCTTCGCCATAGAGGCGGTGTCCGCCGACCGCGGATCGCTCCTCGTCATGGATAAGTCGAAGAACAAGCTCTATTATAAATATACGTTCACCTACAAGGATGGCCGGCTGGACCTGGCGAGCCACAGCAGCAAGCTCATTGGCGTCGAATATGCGCCGGGGGAGAGCCTCGCCGGTGTGAGCTATGAAGGCAAGGAGATCCTCGTTGTAAAGGACGTTGAAAAAGACGAGCGATACAGCACCAAGGTGGACCGCATACTGCGTGCCAGGGCGCGTTCGGTCATCTGCATACCGCTCATGGTGCAGGAAGAAGTGGTGAACGTCATCGAGCTCGCGCGCTACGACGGCGGGCGGCCGTTCGATCATGACGATATCGAGACGCTCAAGATAATCACGAACTTCACCGCGACGACGATGGACCGGCTCACGCTCTTCGTATGGGCCATTACCGACAGCCTCACCAAGATATCGAACATACATTATTTCATGAAGATATTCGAGAGCGAAGTGAAGCGGTCGAAACGGTATAATACCAATTTCTCGCTCATACTGCTCGATATCGATAATTTCAAGGATGTGAACGACACGCACGGCCACCAGGAAGGCGATCACGCCCTCTCGCGGCTTTCGCGCATCCTCGTTTCCTGCACCCGCGACGATATCGATCTGCCCGCCCGCTACGGCGGCGATGAGTTCGTGATACTGCTCCCCTCGACGACGAAGACGGATGCGAAGTACGTCGCCCAGAAGATACTCCAGGAAGTGAACGCGGAGAACCAGAAGCCGGAGAACAGCGCCATCCCGTTCACCGTGAGCATCGGCATTTCGACGTTCCCCGAGGATGGGGATACATCGACGACGCTTTTCGAATCCGCTGACAAAGCGCTTTACAAATCTAAGAATGCCGGGAAGAATACGTACAGCACGCTGACCTGATGAGCTCGATACCGGACATGCATGGATGCCTATGGAACTAGAAGACGCCGCACACAAGATACTATCCGCTGTCGGGGAAGATCCGGAACGCGAAGGTCTCCGGCGGACGCCCGCGCGTTTTTCAGAAAGCATACAATATCTGACGAGCGGGTATCGCGGTTCCATCGACGATATACTCAAGGGCGCCGTGTTCAAAGAGGACACGCGCGATATGGTCATCGTGAAGGATATAGAGTTCTACAGCCTCTGTGAACATCATATCATCCCGTTCTTCGGCATCTGCCATATCGGCTACATACCGGACGGCAAGGTGCTCGGCCTCTCGAAATTCGCACGCGTCGTCGAGCTTTTTTCGCGGCGGCTGCAGCTGCAGGAGCGGCTCACCCATGAGATAGCGGAGGCGCTCATGAAGTCGTTGAAGCCCCTTGGCATCGGCGTCATCATCGAAGCGAAGCATCTATGCATGATGATGCGCGGGGTGGAGAAACAGGGGTCCGAGCTTGTGACAAGCGTCATGCTCGGCTGCTTCCGGCGCAACTCGAACACGCGCAATGAGTTCCTCAGACTGATAGGCAAATAAGCGCGCTGCCGCGTATTGCGGATGAAGGTCCGATGAAGAATGGATATCGATATGTGTTCCTCGGCGCATTGTTCGCGTTCTCGGTGCATATCTTCGGTGTGCCTGTTCTCGACAAGGCGTACGTGAGCGATATTGCTGCGACGGCTGCGAAGCGGTACGGGTATGACGGGAAGCGCGATCTTATCATCGTGGATGTCGAATCGCAGAGGCTTTTTCTCATCAAGAACGGCCGCATCATGACCAATTACGGCATTTCATCGTCGCGATACGGTGAAGGCGCGCGGAAGCTGAGCTACAGAACACCGCTCGGTTTTCACAAGGTGTACGATAAGGCCGGCGCGCACGCGAAAGTGGGGATGATATTCGAATGGTGCAAGGCAACGGGGCGCATATCGCCGATCTTTACCGATGCTGTTGACAAGGACATCGACCCGGTGCTGACGCGCATACTCGTGCTCGACGGACTTGAGCCCGGGGTGAACAAGGGCGGCGATGTTGACTCGCGCTCGCGGGGCATCTATATACACGGCACGCATGAAGAGGGGCTTATCGGGCGCAAGGCCTCGCACGGGTGCATACGGATGCGTAATGCGGATGTGATCGCGCTTTTCAATGCCGTCCCGATCGGGACCATCGTATACATGCGGTAAGGGGCCGTATCCCGGCCGATCCGGAAGTGCTCCTGCCGGCGAACGAATTCAGTCGATGCTCGCCTGCTCGCCCGTCTTGATCACCTCAAAAAGTTCCGTATTGGTGGCGGCTGCCATTATCCGGTCTTCGATGATCTCGCTGTTGCTCATCAATTGCGCGATGCGGGCCTGTATCTTCTGGTGAATGCGCGGCTGTCCGGCCGGCGTTATCATCACGAACATGAGATGTATCCGCTCGGTGCCGCTGCGCGCGAGCGGTATCCCTTTTTCGCTCCTGAGTATGAAGAGGCTTGCCGCGTTCACTTCAAGACGCGCATGGGGTATTGCCACGCCGTGCCCGAGATAGGTGCTTGCGACACGTTCACGATCGGCGATGCCGCGGACGATGGCCGCGCCCGGTGCCGGAAGATCCTGCTCCGGGATGCGCATGAATGCGGTGCGCACCGCATCGACGATGGAAAGACCTTCAATATGCAGGATGATGCGCTGCGGAGTGAGCACCTCGGAAAGATACACCGGCGGGTCGTTCTCGAATTCATCGGTGATGGTCCCGACGATCTCCTCAAGTATATCCTCCAGCGTGATGATGCCTGCAAATGCGCCGTCGCGCGTCACCATCATCATGTGCAGGCGGCTTCGCTGCATGTCCGAGAGCACCTGCTCAAGCGGGGTAGTATCGGCCACCGCACGAAGCGACTTCAGCAGCTCGGTGAGCTCGGCTTTCTGGTCGGGCTGCCGTTCCTCGGCGAATATCGATTTGATATGGACGAATCCGGATGGGAGCGTTTTTCCGCGCTCAATGAACGGGTAGCGGGAATGGCGGTCCTTACGAACACGCTCGATGACATCGGACCACAGCATATCATCGCTGAGCGAACTGATGAGCGAGACATGCTTCATCGCATCCTTGGCCTTGAGGTCGGCAAGATCGAATATGTTCTCCATGAAAAGCAGACGGCGAAAGCTCATGATGCCGCTCGTCTGGCTCTGCTCGAGGATTATGCGCAGTTCGTCCTCGGAGACCTTCTCATGTGTGGGCATATCGCCGACACCGATGGCGCGGAGTATCGCGTGGGAGCATGCGTTGAGGAGCCACAGCGGGGCATAGAAAAGCATCCTCGACCAGCGGAGCGGAAGCGCGGTGAATATCGCCATGGTGTCAGCGCGGCGTATGGCGAAGAGCTTCGGGACCTGCTCGCCGATAAGGATATGGATGAAACTTACCATGATGACCGACGCGACGGTCGCGATGACATGGCTTATCACCTCATTGCCGTGCAGCTGCGGGAGTATCAGCTTGACCGCCATGCTCTCACCGACAAAACCGAGGGCGATCGATGCGAAGGTTATGCCGACCTGACATACCGAGAGGAATTCATCCATATTGGCGTGTATATGCTGGGCATTGCGGGCGCCCTTTACGCCGAGGTCGACCATTTCTTCTATCTGCGAAC is a window from the Spirochaetota bacterium genome containing:
- a CDS encoding ABC transporter permease; the protein is MMRFAKVIFARLEIVFAVTGEFVLLIAQTVRFTFTRKFPFKLTLSQIVRIGVGSVVVSIITSFFTGMVMALQISMALEVKMAGISQFVGAMVSKAMIKELSPVLTALVIAGRIGSAIAAEIGTMEVSEQIDALKTLNTDPVAYLVVPRFWAGVISMPLLTAIADLMGILGGGFVAYTILNINAQSYFERSTMILTLGDIAGSLIKAVVFGVFIITVACLVGFRTRGGADGVGKATTFSVVMAFMLILIGDYFLTVILKLFGM
- a CDS encoding peptidoglycan DD-metalloendopeptidase family protein, producing the protein MDDTSHTMVSELPRMTVRTRVVHGATKGFLAIFTASERILLPAFQLLLAKKERLRSSLSLIATITILLLAVITVKLLSLGAVGNDETPLVSDFYRQITSGMSASSLYSVGGLTYEAPKLKLSRYKVMPSDNLWLISKRTGLRMDTIISINKLNSAVGIHAGMTLLIPNRNGIMYTAREKDTLASIAEKYTADKGEILKANEMRTDEISKGDMLFIPGGRLSNLERAERLGILFMCPLPPYYKFTGGFGMRRDPFTRVMAFHKGIDLGYYEGAPVFAAKEGQVVFVGDKPGYGNVVIIQHPGGYSSYYGHLSAFATGYGANVPAGKVIGYVGSTGYSTGSHVHFEIRKDGRAIDPLSVTSLR
- a CDS encoding OmpA family protein, producing the protein MKRSILMIILFGIACSAAFGYKLRWDVPAGKRLEVVKTADVEVFINSKFKERYEERNIIDLTCYARTPEGGKFKGAFSVFRRKEKQSVFTLDARYFSDFLISPTGQFTVPKEYVMPNVRDVPAFPDEDVTVGSSWTEAAQDILLEPYLAMNVSVDYFFSATERENGTNVGTIDYRYTIDKDLTQKRFPANYPAKIYGFDYTTLRWDLDRNLPMESDESYRIMFVMGDLRSGYQSMEYKMNIRSFYRVYDRFDGAAQEEEKRAIEKNIPRDSGVTVATNERGIVLRLGELLFDTDSYRLRPDASRALDAIQNVLKERYPDREIIVEGHTDNTGSSQYNRTLSENRAQTVAEAIKKALNTDKLSFRGYGKDAPIAENSTPDGRQKNRRVDVIIKLN
- a CDS encoding GH1 family beta-glucosidase; this encodes MFDYTFPKDFVWGAATAAFQVEGATDEDGRGKSTWDTFCERSGKVVDNASGRMACDHYHRYKEDVALLKSLNVNAYRFSIAWPRILPTGEGEVNRKGVEFYDRLIDELLKANITPYITLFHWDLPQALEDTYGGWRSKEVSKRFADYAAVCAQKYSDRVKNWMTINEIMCFTIMAYRDDRHAPGGHESPKVVNQSVHNALYGHGLAVNALRSNAKSRIMVGLVENLAAPWPVYRTEANDIAASKAFAALNLQRLFPIFEGTYREAFIKQCGADAPDFTPEEMKIIGTPTDLIGYNIYTGSAVRHADNDAGFEVVAFPNDFPRTVMGDWWAITPRAMYHTLRHTKEHFGDISVFITENGMAANDSETANGEVLDVGRVEYLRMHLEELSKAVNEGLNLRGYFVWSLMDNFEWSFGYSRRFGIVRVNYETMKRTPKLSAKFYADVIRECRVL
- the gltA gene encoding NADPH-dependent glutamate synthase; translated protein: MSDVKVKPGSIPRQHMPEQKPADRVKNFDEVLFGFDEETAVLEASRCLQCKNAPCKAGCPARVLIPEFIDLIRNRKFLDAAKKLKETNSLPAVCGRVCPQETQCETPCVLSKKFEPVSIGKLEMFAADFERKMRALPEPVSVPKNGHSVGIVGGGPAGIACAGDLIRMGYDVIVYEALHQIGGVLVYGIPEFRLSNDTVDYEVENLKKLGVVFRTNTPVGLVISMEELLAKHDALFVGTGAGLPQFLSIDGENLNGVYSANEYLTRVNLMSAYLFPEADTPVIRHKRMAVLGGGNVAMDACRTALRLGAEAVYCIYRRTEVEMPARVEEVHHAKEEGVIFKLLRAPIAIVDNGNGFVGGIKTQEMVLGEPDEKGRRKPVPVEGSYETFEVDGVVVAIGNNPNPLIARSTPEIQTNKWGNIIVDEKHMTAMPGVFAGGDISRGAATVILAIGDGKDAATSMDAYIKQKKQ
- a CDS encoding phospho-sugar mutase, producing the protein MDARIQKRIDSWLTGPYDDATKDAIRSLLKAGDEVSLADAFYTDLDFGTGGLRGIIGVGTNRMNRYTVGKATQGLANYIMKANAVGRPVAVAYDSRNGSKEFAMEAAEIFSSNGIPVYLFTGMRPTPELSYAVRRLKCISGVVITASHNPKEYNGYKAYWETGGQVIPPHDKAIIGEVNKVSDTGVKRGDTSRITMIDKEIDEPYLNDVKSLSINPGIIAKFADTKIVYTPLHGAGAMLVPRSLANYGFTSVHPVEAQMTEDGNFSTVPSPNPEEPSALKLGIEKAKAIGAELVIATDPDCDRVGAAIRLADGTYELLSGNQIGSLIAHYILTSKKESGTLPKNGFIVKTIVTTELAAAIAKDFGVECIDVLTGFKWIADCIEQRKGKKFLFGFEESYGYLAGDFVRDKDGVVASSLLAELLVYAKSKGMTLVDYLNAMYAKYGYFYAEGISVTKKGANGQEEIKAIMAGFRADQPEMIGKNAVTRCIDYKTLTAYTHGVVSGTVALPSSDVLQYFLDDGSKITVRPSGTEPKIKFYFEVIVDVAKDARDTARAKVRAFADAIVGATGK
- a CDS encoding sensor domain-containing diguanylate cyclase, with product MSIKRVSKGRIKRTTGKSVRSSYELTKMRRQLKRKNRGFSIIRNLADFLHTLEPNQNEILDVMMIRFAIEAVSADRGSLLVMDKSKNKLYYKYTFTYKDGRLDLASHSSKLIGVEYAPGESLAGVSYEGKEILVVKDVEKDERYSTKVDRILRARARSVICIPLMVQEEVVNVIELARYDGGRPFDHDDIETLKIITNFTATTMDRLTLFVWAITDSLTKISNIHYFMKIFESEVKRSKRYNTNFSLILLDIDNFKDVNDTHGHQEGDHALSRLSRILVSCTRDDIDLPARYGGDEFVILLPSTTKTDAKYVAQKILQEVNAENQKPENSAIPFTVSIGISTFPEDGDTSTTLFESADKALYKSKNAGKNTYSTLT
- the folE gene encoding GTP cyclohydrolase I FolE, giving the protein MPMELEDAAHKILSAVGEDPEREGLRRTPARFSESIQYLTSGYRGSIDDILKGAVFKEDTRDMVIVKDIEFYSLCEHHIIPFFGICHIGYIPDGKVLGLSKFARVVELFSRRLQLQERLTHEIAEALMKSLKPLGIGVIIEAKHLCMMMRGVEKQGSELVTSVMLGCFRRNSNTRNEFLRLIGK
- a CDS encoding L,D-transpeptidase, with amino-acid sequence MKNGYRYVFLGALFAFSVHIFGVPVLDKAYVSDIAATAAKRYGYDGKRDLIIVDVESQRLFLIKNGRIMTNYGISSSRYGEGARKLSYRTPLGFHKVYDKAGAHAKVGMIFEWCKATGRISPIFTDAVDKDIDPVLTRILVLDGLEPGVNKGGDVDSRSRGIYIHGTHEEGLIGRKASHGCIRMRNADVIALFNAVPIGTIVYMR